tgtcttagacctgcctATAGTTATGCTTCTATAGAAGGTCGGGGGACACgtgacacatggagcttctctttccagcttctccttcctcttctcaaatcattatcacatcaaagtaattcatatctcatcagtagtagttgacaaataagggtgaaacagtatttttttaataaagttctaatgaggattacagttgtatgaaattataatgttcaaatgctgaatttttttaaactgctagtgttccgtggatttttgtataattttattGTGACACTTTCATCCTTGTGGCCATtttgagtcattgctatacaagactcAAAATGTGTTATGCTAACTGGATAACTGgataataacacagtttaaccttaatatgtttaataacattttttaaaatttttaactacagccgtgtgactacaggactctcaaaaaatgacacattcattgtctggCAGAAAGAGTGACATTTATGAAATGAATAAGAGGTTAACAatcacctttcaacatacacagtacattccaaaatctggggggcttcctggtagtgggataaactaagggcccctatagttgtccatgtagctgccgtttcaaaaatctgattttccatgtcacgccacaggacagcatttgtgtaacgaaagttattttgctgtaaatactaatataatagttttgtgcatattaaaacctaatattaataaagccattatatacaatataatgccaaggcagttattacctgctccagatatttctggtttattttgttaatatgtaagtttaatgcttctaTGTTacgtcacaccgcaggacatttttcgtattcaccttaaaatataatcaaaacataacagatatttcatacaaaatcataagtttaaaacaaagtaccgtAATATGCATCTAAtcaatgtgttgtttaagtggttaaatgcatctaaataaacattcacacttaataacagaaaaatcatgcgtcatgtcatccacccactactgacttgaccccttccccggagtccctttACCTTATCATCCTCAGATCCAGGTCTTTGGCCACATCATGGACTAAGATCTGTGGAATTGCGTATCAGAGAtcgtaatggtggatccagtttggcgGATTCTGTATCATGCTGGCCGATCGTGATAATAATGGCAGATCCTTTATCGTGTTGacatctgataatggtggtggaccacaatcgaggtggcagctgatgatggattctaattggcggcagtggacaatgactgtggactatactggcatccgatcttgatggtggatcataatcttgctggctgctgaccatagactatgattgcagcaggactgttAGATACAAAGTATTTCTCTTCAGATActtgaccattactgacaataatccatcaattcattgaccttcagttatccttcaaaatgtttacccttatcaatgctgctaaaacctttatatTGATGATGTTCACCTCTACaattgacatctattgcacttctgtccgtcctgggagagggatccctcacatgtggctctctctgtggtttctatgttatttttaccctgttaaaatgttttttagtagtttttccttactcttgctgagggttaagggcagatgaggtcacaccatgttaaagccctatgaggcaaattgtgatatgggctatacaaattaaatttgattgattgattgattacatTTCACAACAGTAATatcagaaagaagaaaaacacatttccgtTGTAACCAAATATACTTGCGGCGCTTGAGGCACCCTGAAACAAAATCCCAGCTTGCTCTCACATGTTACATGCAGCGGTAATGTCAGTTTATGTACATGTGAAATGTACATAAACTGACATTACCACTGGATTCCCTCCAGTCTGAGACCTCAAggagtttgttttgctttactGGATATTGAATCACACATCGCGTAAAGTGACATGTAACTCACCTAATGACAGGGGGGATGTTGCCGCGTAGCTGGCTCAGAGATGCTCTAGATGGCAGCGCACTTTACATGGCCCCAGGGCCCCTCGTTTGCTTGCATCTAAGCGCACGGCACACGCACAGGCTTGGGGTTGTCCTCCGAGCCAGCACTCGTAAATCCCAGCGACTGGTACTCACTTAAGTACTTTCTGCGAatcctcttgtttgttttgaatgattCAGTTGGATTTTCTGATTCCCCTTCGTCATTAACAgtgttggaatttcaaactttttaactataggttgtgtctgattgaactccaaccaaataaagatagaagcatttcaaattatatttgtactcttaacaataaagataggaacagttttagctagataatAGGCtttatacaaatgattttataataaccttttcctctcctaatgtttaatctacaaatgtgtgtgcgtcatattgatggtcagtctcacagctgtcttgatagaaggtcagacagagtgacgttgttgacttaattttgtatgttgctttggtttcgaggagccgaatgtttacagtcaggattgtgttgatgaagcagaaaacataataatcttttctccaattgtaaacaccttttgcCGACATCgcatctgctggttcaaggtcttttatgaagtaaacaggttgcctagcaactatagcgtcattgggagtgtcttccttttcacttccgtataccaaatgccaggaggatggccttaaggctcttatatactactacgtgtccgtttctcggagaggtctcagcggggggcaaagagtctttttgatttttacttctccgacacagtccgtcggaaaaaattcatcgccaaacccataggtggcgcaacggaagacgagctcagagaatttgggaagaagaagtccacgtgtctctgtttacatgttagcctgcctcccacacactgaaccatggcaactaacagaactaaataaagtgacacccagcgtgtcaagatgctgatgttatcgtttcttagcgcagcggttccccggtcttgtttccgaactgtgttgctgattccacagcttgaatctgcttgaggctacatgtagctagaagctacacggagctagctttccccccagcttccacacacagtcagcaggactcccgacactaactactaggGTTGgataccgagaaccggttccaatatggaaccggttccaatacaaccggtacctacccggaccgaaatgaaacggagatttcggtgcctcatttcggtacctgagccaatggaagactgaggtctccgctcgtcccgcctcctcacacttccgctccttccttcacgggaagcggcggctcccgccgggcccccgcgGCCGGtagacagactcttgtccccgcgcttcccgccccgcgtgcgtcagggctcccgtgcaggtggcaGGTGATCTCCTCGCGacacctctccccggcgctgcccccccccccgccgggcgcaggAACggagaccacgccgagaaatgtttcataaaagcgaccgcattttaggggggcgaaggcgggccgaagcctgcctgcgacagcccccgccgcggagacacgggggtctctgagtgaaaagcgaccctcagtcttcatgagtcacgagtcagagtgtgtgtgttttgtatttatttttatttatttaagtatagtgtcaacttttgttaacagttcgtatgttattcatagttttaagttaaaaagggttgtgtatttatttagatttataatctactttaaacagttaatatatttggcaataaaaaaagcctttcttagtcaagcatcgtttcgtgcacttttttgaaaaaagtatcggttcaggcaccgtttaggcaccggtatcgttttaaaagtatcggttaggaaccggtatcggataaaaaccaaacgatacccatccctactaactactactatccagtgtttgcttctaacctgacggtattatagaaacagtgtcatgatagaagtggaattaaagtcgtgacggcgggttcttgcactgttaccaccgcagttagcatggtggctagcctagcctgctagcgccgttttgaaagctcgttataaccgtatgtgaccgtgcacacatgccgtcagtgctctaacgagccaccatcagccggacaactccgctggcttaacacacacgtcacattaatcgtagaatcatagttgtgttcgtgtttgttgctataagtaaacaggaagtttgaggtctggaaatacggaaatgacgtcatacggaaatgatgtcgttcgcggaccaatcacagccaagagcggtccgtcgggtctccaacatgaagacggatagttagaaaaatcagacgtgtacgaaaagctgtccgaagcactcggagagggcgtttcacgacggatagggcggtcttatctgtccgtaatagaaaaaacggagaggcataaattggcctttagcctgcgcacttccgaggaggaggaacgaagaactactgttataaaatagacagacgcCGAATGTTCGtagcgctctgatacaactaatgtactggaagcccattgttttgctgtaacctgttcattgtctcttaataaatactttgattgagcaaaccAAATtcggctcgtcttctcttaaagaagtaaagaacacGCTGTTTCACAACAGCCACTGCTCCATCTTGCTCCATCTTGCTCGACCCAGCACATCTCAAATCTCCCTCACCTAGGATTCCCCGCTAATGATGCATTCACGTATTAATGTGACGGTCAACAAATACCATGACACCTGCTCTATAGGTCAGATAAAATAAGAATAACttggaatttaaaaatgttatagCTTTGTTTCATTACCTgtgaaaattacttttttaaatcaatcattCATATTTCGTGGTAATTTTGTGCTTATTTACAAATCTGAAACTTATTTTATTCATGCATTTTTTGATGACCTCTCACGGTCCACCTGCAGTGGCTTCAcaggccaccagggggctgcAGCCCACACTTGGGGAATGACTGGAAGAGTAAGAATGAAACCGGAAGGGGGCAGTAATGCGACACTGTGGATGCCAGCTGACGTTAAGcctcacagaagaagaagaagaggaggaagaagaagtcgTCATGCCGTACACAGAGTATGAAGGGGACCAGAACACCGCTGTTACGTTATTTGACTAAAATGTAACGAGAGCTTATAGCTGCTAGTCTATGAAAAGTAGCTTTGTTTCAGTTAAACTCTCGGACTACATACTCAGACGAGGCTCCACCGCATGAAACAGAGTTAACAGGTGAACCGCTAGCTAGGTTTAGCATGTTTTGTAGCTACCTGTCAAACCTGCTGTCAGCGCGGTAGTGGCTAACATTTAATGATTTCAGCCAGTTTAACCAGTCTGAGcttgaaggagaaggagaagaaggagtgGCACAGTAGTTGGTTAGAAGACCAACTGTGGGAGTCGGTCAGCTCCTTGGAATTTGCTGACATGGCCACTCTTGCTTTTGTTGTCGTGTGACTAACTAGCATGCTAACTTGAGAGCTTCTGTTAGCTCTGTGTGGACGCGTTTGACTCCGAAAGTGTGGAACAAGCCTCAGCTTCACTTGAAATCACATGTTTACACTCAAGAAACGATTGTCAAGATTTGCGTCAAGGTCTAAGATGGAGCTGTGTCATGTTTAACTCTAATTGACGACCTAGTGGTGGAGGCTAGGCGTCATGTTTTGACAGGGCtggttctttgtgttttcactgaagCACACCATCAGCTGCTCCGTCTCTTAAGTAAACGCTGCTGTTTTATTAACAGCTACAATAGACGCGCAGATAACTCAGTGGGACTCCAGTTGTCCCTGAAACACTTTAACAATCTTCTTGATGCACAGTAAACCAATCAACGATAATCACAAACATGGAATATAATGTTCATTGAAAGGTGGCTGAGCAGCAGTTTGCATTCCAGATAATTCACTTAGAGCAAACACgtgtgctgctgcagtgttcCTGGAAGGTCTGCTTGTCTTCTATGTACAAGGGCGATACTACATTCCCCAATGAGGTGAAAGTGTTAATAAGTCTTGGGTTCAGTGAAGCACAACAGACTCACTGTACAGTGTCTGTTTCAGGATGGCGGGTGTGTTCGACATAGACTTGGAGACGGAGGACATCAGTGATGCAGAGGTTTGTATCCCATGAACATAGATAAGACTACAGTGGATCATATCAAATGAATGTCACCGggataaattgaaaaaaatagtGAATTCTCTTCCTTATACAGTACTTAATAATTGGTGGCTTGTGTTTGTTAGATGGAATCTTCATTTGTTCATTTGAACAggttttcagtttgtcatttACCTTTGTCACTATTGTTCAACCCCCCTGGCTTGTTGTTCCTTGCCTGTAGGATGATGTCTGTGACTTCCCCGTGCCAGAACCAGAGAAGtaagtttaattatttattttaaacgtATTTATTTAATGCATTCACTTTAGAattttttattgctgtttttctGATTAAACGAGAGCGCCTACTTTCCAATCCCAATCATTTAGAGACATTTAGAGACATTTTGCATGCTCTCagatgtgtgaatgcaaatgtatgaGTAACAGCCTCTGGCCTTTCTGCAAACTTTCTCCTTCCGGCCCCCGAGTATAAAGTCTGCAGATTGTCCAGAGGAGCCGAtgtaagaacacagcaggagatgctCCACGAAAGacgcagaaattaaataaactaaagGAAAAGATATACCTCAGAGCCAAAAAGCGgagccatacacgtagaagacactgacagagatgtcaagagagcttttggtaataagacaaacagatgaaaggacaatacaataaaataaaaatagcagCTTGGTTTCTGTGGGTTGAACAGTCACTATGCTGAGTTACGAActtgtgaaaaaaacaacagtccaaGGTCTACTTGCGgttccacctctcacctgaacagtccagatatttctgtgttgtcgtgaacacatctgagcagtgattctcctgctgtgttgttaaTATGTGAATTCTCCAGACATCCTCTAGAGGTCATGTCTAAAAATGGCTTTTGAGAGGTTCAAAGCATAATTGTCCTGCATGTGTTGCTCGAGCCAGTTTATGTTTTGGATTGGGTTTGTGACAGTGGGAGATACTTGTGTCTTTAGTAATACATGTGGCATTATTATTTTGTCGGTTTTATGCAGGCCCTAGGATTTAGTTTTCTCAGTTGAATgtcattttcagtgttttttaaccTTACCCTCTGTGTTACTGTGTCATTCTCCTCCTTTAACTTAGTGGTCAGGTAGAGGAGGTGGAACTGACCAGTGAGAGCGtcaacagagacagtgagagagttgGGCCTGACTGCTTTGAGCTTCTTACTGTGCTGGGGAAAGGAGCCTATGgcaaggtttgtgtgtgtgtatgtgcatgtatctgtgtgtttctgcatgtgtttgcatgCTAGTGTTAACATGTACTCGTTTTAAAGGATCTATTTCTTTCTACCAAAAGTTAGAAAGATACAGTGTTTAGAGCTACCCACAAAATGTATCCGACAACACAGTAACATTGTAATTAAGTGTTTATAAGGTTAGATGTAAATGTCTatagaaaaaagggagaaaaaaaattctgaaagGCGTTATTGCAGATATCTGCCTAAGACTCAGAACATAACCAGTTCACACTAATGTAAATCAGAGACAAAATTATTATAAGTAAATCTTGCACTGCGGAAAATATCCATTTCAGCACAGTCCTAAGTTACTCTGTACAACtcacttctgtttttctttaaggTTTTCCAGGTGAGAAAGGTTCAAGGAGCCCAGATCGGGAAGATATTTGCCATGAAGGTGCTGAAAAAGGTACAGTGAAGGAGCTGACAACTTTCTCCTGATACACAACTCATCCGATATGAATTTTGCATTGATGTTCCTCCATTACTCTTCTCATTTCCCCCCCCTACCCTGTCCACTATCTGCCTACCATTTCCTCCATGTATTTgtcctacccccccaccccaccccaccccgccacctcccacacacacctcTATTTTTCTTCCCTTCCCTCTTCTCAACATGTTTGTCATAAGGCTAAGATAGTGTGTAACGCTAAAGACACTGCTCACACACGAGCAGAGCGGGAGATCCTGGAGACGGTGAGACACCCGTTCCTCGTGGATCTGCTCTACGCCTTCCAGACGGGGGGAAAACTCTACCTCATACTCGAGTGTCTAAGTGGTGAGAAAGGGTTCCTTAAGGGTGGATTTATGGATGTGGAGGATTAGAAACATCAGAGAAGAGACAAGTGCCATGGACTAATTTCAGTGCAATTGTGCAGCGCTAATCAAATCCCTTCACTTTTAACATTTATGGCAGTAAAGTATTTGATTGCATAGCAAGGAAGCGGTTGTAGGAAAAAAAGATCTATAAAGGAATGTATGGGAGTAAAAATCTTTCACCGATGTgtactgtttttctttcaccagGGGGAGAGCTGTTCATGCAGTTGGAGAAGGAAGGCATCTTCATGGAAGACACTGCATGGTAAGGATGTCCTTCTGTCAACTCACTATTTGCGTTTAAGTTGTAATTTTGAGTTTGTACAACCTAAGTTTGGTAATGATATTGTTTCAGTGGAAATTATTTCTACTGTTTAATTTACTTTGTGTAGTTAAAtagcctatgtgtgtgtgtgtagtttctATCTAGGAGAGATCACATTGGCCATAGGTCACCTCCACTCGAATGGGATAATTTACAGAGACctcaaacctgaaaacatcatgCTTAATCACGAAGGTAACACACAATGTGTATGTATAGTGAatactgtatatgtaaatataatcaCTCACTGCCTCAAAACTAATCATCAGACTAATCATTTGTCGATCTGAGTGATGCTGCTATAATGACTTAGAAGTCATTTTTAGTTCCTTTActaaatttgaaaaaataaataaaatgttttgactGAAGTAGAAAtcttatgaataataataaatataacatataatagTTTGTGAAATACATGTACTTAATGTTGTATTATTGTTACGTTTCGAGTAAAGCTCTCAGATTTATGGAAATAGAATTGGGTAGAtataatttaaattatattgATTCAGATGATGCTTATCGACTCTGCTTCTCCTTGACTCCTGGTTTCCATTCCAATTTGGTAAAAAAAGGAGGTCACAATAGGGTCAATAATCTTTTCATCGAGTGAACATTCACGGTTTAAATTTCTATTCCCTCAAAACTGTAATGCCATGACAGAGGCAATGtctatttatcatttaaaattaaaatgattggTTTTAATAGATTATAACGGAATTTATATTACCACTGTTCGTCAAAATGGAGAACAATGAGCAAGTCTAGAGTCCATCCCCTCtacctctcttcttctgtccctctctcttttatctTCTCTCTTAGCCATGCATGGTAGCTTGTATCTAAACAAAGGGGCACAATGTTGCATTGACACGTGACTTGTACTGGTATGTAACCTTTGTTTGCAATAATAAAGGGTCTTTCTCTGTTTATAGGTCACATCAAGCTAACTGACTTTGGCCTCTGTAAGGAATCGATTCACGAAGGATCGGTCACACACACCTTTTGTGGCACCATAGAATACATGTGGGTAACGCTCATAGACACACAGTGCTTTACTCTCATTTTCAAGATTTTTTGCACTTATGTGACCACAACAGCAAATGTTCCTCTCAAATAACACTTTGATAATATTTGCTCTGCTCTTGTTGGTGCTGTGGAATTTTATAATACAAATTTCACTTACAAACTTAATGATATTATGGGGGAATGCAAGTTGTAAATGAAGCAAACTAAGCTATTtgactttatattttatttagtatTATTTTTACACTCACAACctattcattttgtttgtttgtgtatgtctcccctctgtgtgtatttttcccTTCCAGGGCTCCAGAGATCCTGACCAGGTTGGGTCACAACAGAGCAGTAGACTGGTGGAGCCTGGGGGCTCTGATGTATGATATGATGACTGGATCTGTAAGTGAGAACTGCTAGAGACTAAAGTtgtttcagtcagacaactcacattTGAAATGGgtattgcagcagcagaacacactTAGCAGAACCGACTTCATCACTCCCCAGatatgattaaatatatataatgggAATAATGAGCAAATATTTATTACGCCCCTGTCgtagcctacaggtggatgcttgGGTGGTGGCGGGGCTGAAACCACTGGCAGCAATCCTCAGTAACAGGGGGCAAGCAAAGGAAGTGATGGACATTCTTTGCAGCTTAAATAGACTGCCAAATTGGttgggtgtgtattatagaggATTGCGGACTCACTCATTGCTACATGTGTGTTCAAACATTGTATTCTCTGGAGTTGAGCACATGTATAACAGCAGCATAATTGAGAAATGGCTGCTGGAGTCTGTTTATGTCCTTCACTGACACACTACTCTGATTTTCCACCAGCCTCCATTCACAgctgaaaacaggaagaagacCATTGATAAGATCTTGAAGTGTAAACTAAACCTACCCCCATACCTGACCATTGATGCCAGGGACCTCATTAAGAAGGTCTGTATCCTGCACATGCACCAAATGCgttcacacactgtaaacattGCCATTACAACACAGAAATTGCCAATTTATATCAGAGTAAAAAAATGTTCTCCATTCAGGGTCCTCTATCAATTCTGTCTCTGAaagtctttaaaatgttttttctattttatcatacacaacattaatacatttctttcttttttgctaTGATTTCATGATCTGTGAAGGATGATTGAAGTTTGATAATTTAAATATTTGGCCAGTCGTGGTTCTTTATGTTCACTGCAGCCCATCATAAAGTTGAATTACAAGAACTGGGATCATATTTGATCTTCTTTGCAAAGTctgtattcatttatatttatagtatTTTTATATAGGCTTTtcaagtcttgatgaccacATCTTACAAAACAATTCACAATAAGGAATGGAAAGTCAATTCTATCATTCAGTATCTTCGATGATGATTCTGCATAGtgcacattaaaataaatcctgtaaaaaaacaaaacaatgcttTTCCAGGATTTTCCATTAATTTAAGAAAATCACAACCTCCAGCTTAAACGCACTTAAAGCAATGCATACGCTGAAACAGGGATGTAGATCAGTCAAGacaaatcatttaaattcagGTGGGTATAAGGAGCCACTGTCAGACCCATgtcttgacatctattgcacttctgtccgtcctgagagagggatccctcacatgtggctctctctaaggaaaaactactaaaaacccttttcacaggtaaaaatatgtagaaacctcactcttgttgagggttaaggacagaggatgtcacacaatgttaaagccccatgagacgaattgttatttgtgaatgtgggctatacaaataaaacttgattgattgattgatgtttgCATTAACTGTATAAATGAACTGATCAGGTCAAATAATATCAATTTGACATGTCTTTCTTTTCAGCTGTTGAAGAAGAATCCAGCCCAGAGACTTTGTTCCAGTAATTCAGACTGTGCTGATATCCAGGTGAGTAGTGCAATTGCTTTCTGCCTGGTTTTAGCATGTTTTCACTATGATTCTTTCTATGAAActagaaatacataaaaagccCTGTGTCACGACCCAGGACATACTGAAATTGTGATAATTCTAAACAATCTCCCTGGGTCGAGTACTTCACTCCATCACAGgcaaaatataaactttaaCCGACTGGAGGTATGCAGGCAAATCAAACAGATACCAGGCGGATGCAGCAGTAACACACCTGACACTGATGCACTGTCCTGTTATTATGTGAATAAAGACACACAGGGTATCTATTGCCATTTCAAGAATTTGAAATAGCAAATTTCAAGAATTTGAAATGGCAGACATGCGTTACAGCCCAGTTTCCTCATTTGATCATTGAACTTTCTTCTCATTTGACCCTGAAAACATTTTGGTCCTTCATCTTGAAGCCATGAGCAAGTTCCCGTTAGACTATTCTCCATAGATGTCTATTACCTGACTGACACTGAACCCTGACTGCTCTGATACTACATAACAACATCATAAGATTGTTAAATGGACAAACCACTTTCAGATCTACTGTTATTTTCCCCTTTGAATCTGTAACTGGAATAATAATCagaaaatctgtttctgcaaTTAAATACTGTGTAAAAACTTTGGCTAAAacaaatatctaaaaaaaataaaacattcttaaCATATCCTTTTCTAAAAATCTTCTCAACAGAATATATACAATGCATGACATACAGTAAGAGATTGTTTGTGTATCTAGCCTCTGAAAAGTGAAACAATGATTGCACACACTGATCTGAGCACAGTATAAATGCAGAATccatatatttaataaatgtgcAGATGTTTTTCAAACATTATAACATATTATAACAACCAACCAAACACAAAGGCTTTGTTCCTTTGCAGAAACATCCTTTCTTCAGGCACATTAACTGGGATGATCTTCTTAACAAGAGAGTGGAGCCGCCTTACAAGCCCCAGCTGGTAAGTCACTAGATGTCATTTTGTCCCCTTTATGCTACCAAACAACATGTTGAGGTACTAATAAGCCTGTTGTTCATCAAACTCTGCTTTTTTTCATATCTTCCTTATCTACAACCTGGAGTACATCCCTTCTATGTTCCCTGACCTCTCATTGTctttgtgtcacacacacacacacacacacacacacacacacacacacacacacacacacacacacacacacacacacacacacacacacacacacacacacacacacacacacacacacacacacacacacacacacacacacacacacacacacacacacacacacacacacatccctatCTTCAATCACCTTAATAAATCTTTTCTTCTGTGTCTAACTTTCAACTGCCCCTGTCTGGGTCTCTGTAGCACTCGGATGAGGATGTGAGCCAGTTTGACGTCAGGTTCACCAGACAGACACCAGTGGACAGTCCTGACGACACCTCACTCGGCCACAGTGCAGAGCTTGCCTTCGCTGTGAGACAGTCTTCATTATCACactgttttttaagtttatatCTAGGCTCTAGAAACCACTGACAAGAACAAGCGGCTCTTATACGTTTACAAGGAATTAAATGTGACTGTCTGTGCCCCATCAGGGTTTCACCTACGTGGCTCCATCGGTCCTAGAGAGTCTAAAAGAAGGCTTCTCATTTGAACCCCGAACACGAGCTGTCCGCCGACACAACAGCAGCCCACGCACACCCATCAGgtaacacacaaaacatgaattCCCATCTATGAAGTCATCACAACATTTTGTTG
The sequence above is a segment of the Limanda limanda chromosome 2, fLimLim1.1, whole genome shotgun sequence genome. Coding sequences within it:
- the LOC133021370 gene encoding ribosomal protein S6 kinase beta-2-like isoform X1 encodes the protein MMAGVFDIDLETEDISDAEDDVCDFPVPEPENGQVEEVELTSESVNRDSERVGPDCFELLTVLGKGAYGKVFQVRKVQGAQIGKIFAMKVLKKAKIVCNAKDTAHTRAEREILETVRHPFLVDLLYAFQTGGKLYLILECLSGGELFMQLEKEGIFMEDTACFYLGEITLAIGHLHSNGIIYRDLKPENIMLNHEGHIKLTDFGLCKESIHEGSVTHTFCGTIEYMAPEILTRLGHNRAVDWWSLGALMYDMMTGSPPFTAENRKKTIDKILKCKLNLPPYLTIDARDLIKKLLKKNPAQRLCSSNSDCADIQKHPFFRHINWDDLLNKRVEPPYKPQLHSDEDVSQFDVRFTRQTPVDSPDDTSLGHSAELAFAGFTYVAPSVLESLKEGFSFEPRTRAVRRHNSSPRTPISPLKFSSAGPFKSSTHGEPDPFSPTSPPSAPVSMSLENGGASQPIRTPARNKKQKGHRR
- the LOC133021370 gene encoding ribosomal protein S6 kinase beta-2-like isoform X2, which gives rise to MAGVFDIDLETEDISDAEDDVCDFPVPEPENGQVEEVELTSESVNRDSERVGPDCFELLTVLGKGAYGKVFQVRKVQGAQIGKIFAMKVLKKAKIVCNAKDTAHTRAEREILETVRHPFLVDLLYAFQTGGKLYLILECLSGGELFMQLEKEGIFMEDTACFYLGEITLAIGHLHSNGIIYRDLKPENIMLNHEGHIKLTDFGLCKESIHEGSVTHTFCGTIEYMAPEILTRLGHNRAVDWWSLGALMYDMMTGSPPFTAENRKKTIDKILKCKLNLPPYLTIDARDLIKKLLKKNPAQRLCSSNSDCADIQKHPFFRHINWDDLLNKRVEPPYKPQLHSDEDVSQFDVRFTRQTPVDSPDDTSLGHSAELAFAGFTYVAPSVLESLKEGFSFEPRTRAVRRHNSSPRTPISPLKFSSAGPFKSSTHGEPDPFSPTSPPSAPVSMSLENGGASQPIRTPARNKKQKGHRR